One window of Enterobacter sp. RHBSTW-00175 genomic DNA carries:
- a CDS encoding DedA family protein: MEWLNNLLSHFAVHPVHLFALLFVMALSKSTVLVSSVLPPASVMLIAGISVSQSALHPGLTWLAVVMGATLGSVVNYHIGQLMGQSRLVTRFTTKHADKFLRVQHQLQKNSVVVLFTARFLAVLRYIVPLAAGTLRVSAVKVYVVSLLSAAVWAALYVGAVTGISAF; this comes from the coding sequence ATGGAGTGGTTAAACAATTTACTCAGCCACTTTGCCGTTCATCCCGTGCATCTGTTTGCCCTGCTTTTTGTGATGGCGCTGAGCAAATCAACGGTGCTTGTCTCGTCGGTACTGCCACCCGCATCGGTGATGCTGATTGCGGGCATTAGCGTCAGCCAGTCGGCGCTGCATCCGGGCCTGACATGGCTTGCGGTGGTGATGGGGGCGACGCTTGGCTCAGTGGTGAATTACCATATTGGTCAGCTGATGGGGCAGTCGCGGCTGGTCACGCGTTTTACGACCAAACATGCGGATAAATTTTTACGCGTGCAACACCAGCTGCAAAAAAATAGCGTGGTTGTACTGTTCACCGCCCGCTTCCTGGCGGTATTGCGCTACATCGTGCCGCTGGCGGCGGGGACGCTGCGGGTAAGCGCCGTGAAGGTTTACGTCGTCAGCCTGCTTTCTGCCGCCGTGTGGGCTGCGCTGTATGTCGGTGCCGTGACCGGCATCAGCGCCTTCTGA